A genomic window from Cupriavidus metallidurans CH34 includes:
- a CDS encoding branched-chain amino acid ABC transporter substrate-binding protein, with protein MTLSRLTSTAMAAVLATAGLAAFTSANAETIKIAIAGPMSGSVAQYGDMVKAGALTAIEQINAAGGANGNKFEAVMMDDACEPKQAVAVANKIVSQGIHYVIGHVCSGSTIPASDIYENEGIVMVTPSATAPQLTETKKRNFIFRTIGRDDQQGPAAAQYIINKVKPKKVAVLHDKQSYGQGIASSVKKDLEAAKIPVAVFEGINAGDSDYSAVITKLKSQGVDFVYFGGYHPEMGLLLRQAREQGVKATFMGPEGVGNKDVTAIAGPASEGMLVTLPADFSADPANAALVKAFADKKRDPNGPFQMPAYAAVKIIGDAITGAKSTDPTKVAAYMHKNAFNTPIGKVEYDAKGDLKSFKFVVYTWHKDATKTAAN; from the coding sequence ATGACGTTGTCCCGTCTCACGTCCACTGCCATGGCCGCCGTGCTTGCCACTGCCGGCCTCGCTGCCTTTACTTCGGCCAACGCCGAAACCATCAAGATCGCCATTGCCGGCCCGATGAGCGGCTCGGTCGCCCAGTACGGCGACATGGTCAAGGCTGGTGCCCTGACCGCCATCGAACAGATCAATGCCGCCGGCGGCGCCAACGGCAACAAGTTCGAAGCCGTCATGATGGACGACGCTTGCGAACCGAAGCAGGCTGTGGCCGTGGCCAACAAGATCGTGAGCCAGGGCATCCACTACGTGATTGGTCACGTGTGCTCGGGTTCGACGATCCCGGCATCGGATATCTACGAGAACGAAGGCATCGTGATGGTCACGCCGTCGGCTACCGCGCCGCAGCTGACCGAAACGAAGAAGCGCAACTTCATCTTCCGTACGATCGGCCGTGATGACCAGCAAGGTCCCGCAGCCGCCCAGTACATCATCAACAAGGTCAAGCCGAAGAAGGTTGCCGTGCTGCACGACAAGCAGTCGTACGGCCAGGGCATCGCCAGCTCGGTGAAGAAGGACCTCGAAGCGGCCAAGATTCCCGTGGCGGTCTTCGAAGGCATCAACGCCGGCGATTCCGACTACTCCGCTGTCATCACCAAGCTGAAGTCGCAAGGCGTGGACTTCGTCTATTTCGGTGGCTATCACCCGGAAATGGGCCTGCTGCTGCGCCAGGCGCGTGAGCAGGGCGTCAAGGCGACCTTCATGGGTCCCGAGGGCGTTGGCAACAAGGACGTGACGGCCATCGCCGGTCCGGCATCGGAAGGCATGCTGGTGACGCTGCCGGCCGACTTCTCGGCCGATCCGGCCAACGCGGCCCTGGTGAAGGCTTTCGCCGACAAGAAGCGTGACCCGAACGGTCCGTTCCAGATGCCTGCGTACGCCGCCGTGAAGATCATTGGCGATGCCATCACGGGCGCCAAGAGCACGGACCCGACGAAGGTTGCCGCTTACATGCACAAGAACGCGTTCAACACGCCGATCGGCAAGGTTGAATATGACGCGAAGGGCGACCTGAAGTCGTTCAAGTTCGTCGTCTACACGTGGCACAAGGACGCCACGAAGACCGCCGCCAACTAA
- the gltA gene encoding citrate synthase: MTPSDVKATLSFSDGSPSVELPIYKGTVGPDVIDIRKLYGQTGKFTYDPGFMSTASCNSKITYIDGDKGELLYRGYPIEQLAQKCDHLETCYLLLKGELPNAKQKEEFVNSVMNHTMVHEQLQFFLRGFRRDAHPMAVLTGLVGAMSAFYHDAMDIDDPHQREISAIRLIAKMPTLVAMAYKYTMGQPYIYPQNDLSYSGNFMRMMFATPCAPYTVNPVLERALDRIFILHADHEQNASTSTVRLAGSSGTNPFAAIAAGVACLWGPAHGGANEAALKMLEEIGSVDNIGEFIKQVKDKNSGVRLMGFGHRVYKNYDPRAKLMRETCYEVLNELGLHNDPLFKLAMELEKIALEDEYFVSRKLYPNVDFYSGIVQRALGIPTSLFTCIFALARTPGWISQWEEMITDPEYKIGRPRQLFNGAAAREVPDLAKR, from the coding sequence ATGACGCCGTCCGATGTGAAAGCCACGCTATCGTTTTCCGATGGTTCCCCCAGCGTTGAGCTGCCGATCTACAAGGGCACCGTTGGCCCGGATGTGATCGACATTCGCAAGCTGTACGGACAAACCGGCAAGTTCACCTATGACCCGGGGTTCATGTCGACCGCTTCGTGCAACTCCAAGATCACCTACATTGACGGTGACAAGGGCGAACTGCTGTACCGTGGCTACCCGATCGAGCAACTGGCACAGAAGTGCGATCACCTCGAGACCTGCTACCTGCTGCTGAAGGGCGAGCTGCCGAACGCCAAGCAGAAGGAAGAGTTCGTGAACTCGGTGATGAACCACACGATGGTCCACGAGCAGCTCCAGTTCTTCCTGCGCGGCTTCCGCCGTGACGCGCACCCGATGGCCGTCCTGACGGGCCTGGTTGGCGCGATGAGCGCGTTCTACCACGACGCGATGGACATCGATGATCCGCATCAGCGCGAGATCTCGGCCATCCGCCTGATCGCCAAGATGCCGACCCTGGTTGCCATGGCGTACAAGTACACCATGGGTCAGCCGTACATCTACCCGCAGAACGACCTGTCCTACTCGGGCAACTTCATGCGCATGATGTTCGCCACGCCGTGCGCCCCGTACACCGTGAACCCGGTGCTCGAGCGCGCGCTGGACCGCATCTTCATCCTGCACGCCGACCACGAGCAGAACGCGTCGACCTCGACCGTGCGTCTGGCCGGTTCGTCGGGCACGAACCCGTTCGCAGCCATCGCCGCTGGCGTGGCCTGCCTGTGGGGTCCGGCTCACGGCGGCGCGAACGAAGCCGCGCTGAAGATGCTGGAAGAAATCGGCAGCGTCGACAACATTGGCGAGTTCATCAAGCAGGTCAAGGACAAGAACTCGGGCGTGCGCCTGATGGGCTTTGGCCACCGCGTGTACAAGAACTACGACCCGCGCGCCAAGCTGATGCGCGAGACCTGCTATGAAGTGCTGAACGAACTGGGCCTGCACAACGACCCGCTGTTCAAGCTGGCCATGGAGCTCGAGAAGATCGCGCTGGAAGACGAGTACTTCGTCAGCCGCAAGCTGTACCCGAACGTGGACTTCTACTCGGGTATCGTGCAGCGCGCGCTGGGCATCCCGACCTCGCTGTTCACCTGCATCTTCGCCCTGGCACGCACGCCGGGCTGGATCTCGCAGTGGGAAGAGATGATCACCGATCCGGAATACAAGATCGGTCGTCCGCGCCAGCTGTTCAACGGCGCCGCCGCACGCGAAGTGCCGGATCTGGCCAAGCGCTGA
- a CDS encoding FAD assembly factor SdhE, producing the protein MSLSTTFSHQADPHKRARLRWRARRGLLENDIIVERFFNRYEESLSDEDVASLSDLFELSDNELMDLLLARKELDGELDTPPMQRLISLLRSV; encoded by the coding sequence ATGAGTCTTTCCACCACTTTCTCCCATCAGGCCGATCCGCACAAACGTGCCCGTCTACGCTGGCGCGCCCGCCGCGGCCTTCTGGAGAACGACATCATCGTCGAACGTTTTTTCAACCGTTACGAGGAGAGCCTGTCCGACGAGGACGTGGCATCGCTGAGCGATCTGTTCGAGCTCAGCGACAACGAGTTGATGGACCTGCTGCTTGCCCGCAAGGAGCTGGACGGTGAGCTCGACACGCCCCCGATGCAACGGCTTATAAGCCTGCTGCGTTCGGTCTGA
- a CDS encoding succinate dehydrogenase iron-sulfur subunit, protein MKRIFEVYRYDPDKDAAPRMQTYEVELDGHERMLLDALVKLKKLDETISFRRSCREGVCGSDAMNINGKNGLACLTNMRELPDRIVLRPLPGLPVVRDLIVDMTNFFKQYNSIKPFLINDEPPPEKERLQSPQERDELDGLYECILCASCSTSCPSFWWNPDKFVGPAGLLQAYRFIADSRDQATSERLDNLNDPYRLFRCHSIMNCVDVCPKGLNPTKAIGKIKELMVRRAV, encoded by the coding sequence ATGAAGCGTATTTTCGAAGTCTACCGCTACGATCCGGACAAGGACGCCGCGCCCCGCATGCAGACCTACGAGGTGGAACTCGACGGTCACGAGCGCATGCTGCTGGATGCGCTGGTCAAGCTGAAGAAGCTCGATGAGACGATCTCGTTCCGTCGCTCGTGCCGTGAAGGCGTGTGCGGCTCGGACGCGATGAACATCAACGGCAAGAACGGCCTGGCCTGCCTGACGAACATGCGCGAACTGCCGGACCGCATCGTGCTGCGTCCGCTGCCCGGCCTGCCCGTGGTGCGCGACCTGATCGTCGACATGACGAACTTCTTCAAGCAGTACAACTCGATCAAGCCGTTCCTGATCAACGACGAGCCGCCGCCCGAGAAGGAGCGTCTGCAATCGCCGCAGGAACGTGACGAGCTGGACGGCCTGTACGAGTGCATCTTGTGCGCAAGCTGCTCGACGTCGTGCCCGTCGTTCTGGTGGAACCCGGACAAGTTCGTTGGCCCGGCCGGTCTGCTGCAGGCCTACCGCTTTATCGCGGACAGCCGTGACCAGGCCACCAGCGAGCGTCTGGACAACCTGAACGACCCGTACCGTCTGTTCCGTTGCCATAGCATCATGAACTGCGTCGATGTGTGCCCGAAGGGCCTCAACCCGACGAAGGCGATTGGCAAGATCAAGGAATTGATGGTTCGCCGCGCTGTTTAA
- the sdhA gene encoding succinate dehydrogenase flavoprotein subunit, translated as MVAVKTGLPRRKFDVVIVGAGGAGMRASLQLAEAGLNVAVLSKVFPTRSHTVAAQGGIGASLGNMSEDNWHYHFYDTIKGSDWLGDQDAIEFMCREAPKVVYELEHFGMPFDRNADGTIYQRPFGGHTANYGEKPVQRACAAADRTGHALLHTLYQRNVRAKTHFFVEWMALDLIRDEDGDVLGVTALEMETGEVYILEAKTTLFATGGAGRIYAASTNAFINTGDGLGMAARAGVPLEDMEFWQFHPTGVAGAGVLITEGVRGEGGILRNKDGERFMERYAPTLKDLAPRDFVSRSMDQEIKEGRGCGPNGDYVLLDLTHVGAETIMKRLPSIREIGMKFANVDAIKEPIPVVPTIHYQMGGIPTNFHGQVVVPKNGNPNEVVNGFYAIGECSCVSVHGANRLGTNSLLDLVVFGRAAGNHIVANAMKQKEHKPLPADAADRAMARLAKLQGTTSGEYTQDVANDIRRNMQSHAGVFRTQKLMDEGVERILEVAERANNIHLKDKSKVFNTALVEALEVSNLVEVAKATMISAAARKESRGAHAHSDFPNRDDENWLKHTLFYSEGNRLDYKPVKMQPLTVESVPPKARTF; from the coding sequence ATGGTCGCAGTCAAGACTGGATTGCCGCGTCGCAAATTTGACGTGGTCATCGTCGGGGCGGGCGGCGCCGGGATGCGCGCATCCCTCCAGCTCGCGGAAGCCGGCCTGAACGTGGCCGTGCTGTCGAAGGTTTTCCCGACGCGCTCGCACACCGTGGCGGCGCAGGGCGGTATCGGTGCTTCGCTTGGCAACATGAGCGAAGACAACTGGCACTATCACTTCTACGACACCATCAAGGGCTCGGACTGGCTGGGCGACCAGGACGCCATCGAGTTCATGTGTCGTGAAGCACCGAAGGTCGTGTACGAACTCGAACACTTCGGCATGCCGTTCGACCGTAACGCCGATGGCACGATTTACCAGCGTCCGTTCGGCGGCCACACCGCCAACTACGGCGAAAAGCCGGTGCAACGCGCTTGCGCGGCCGCTGACCGTACCGGTCACGCGCTGCTGCACACGCTGTACCAGCGCAACGTTCGCGCCAAGACCCACTTCTTCGTCGAATGGATGGCGCTGGATCTGATCCGCGACGAGGACGGCGACGTGCTGGGCGTGACCGCGCTGGAAATGGAAACCGGCGAAGTCTATATCCTCGAAGCCAAGACCACGCTGTTCGCGACCGGCGGTGCCGGCCGTATCTACGCGGCTTCCACCAATGCCTTCATCAACACCGGTGATGGCCTGGGCATGGCGGCACGTGCCGGCGTCCCGCTGGAAGACATGGAGTTCTGGCAGTTCCACCCGACCGGCGTGGCCGGCGCGGGCGTGCTGATCACGGAAGGCGTGCGCGGCGAGGGCGGTATCCTGCGTAACAAGGATGGCGAGCGCTTCATGGAGCGCTATGCCCCGACGCTGAAGGATCTGGCTCCGCGTGACTTCGTGTCGCGTTCGATGGACCAGGAAATCAAGGAAGGCCGCGGCTGCGGTCCGAATGGCGACTACGTGTTGCTCGACCTGACGCACGTCGGCGCCGAGACGATCATGAAGCGTCTGCCGTCGATCCGCGAAATCGGCATGAAGTTCGCCAACGTCGACGCGATCAAGGAACCGATCCCCGTGGTGCCGACCATCCACTACCAGATGGGTGGCATTCCGACGAACTTCCACGGTCAGGTCGTGGTGCCGAAGAACGGCAACCCGAACGAAGTGGTCAACGGCTTCTACGCCATCGGCGAATGCTCGTGCGTGTCGGTGCACGGCGCCAACCGTCTGGGCACGAACTCGCTGCTCGACCTCGTGGTGTTCGGCCGTGCGGCCGGTAACCACATCGTCGCCAACGCGATGAAGCAGAAGGAACACAAGCCGCTGCCGGCAGATGCCGCCGACCGCGCCATGGCCCGTCTGGCCAAGCTGCAGGGCACGACCTCGGGTGAATACACCCAGGACGTGGCCAACGATATCCGCCGCAACATGCAATCGCACGCCGGCGTGTTCCGTACGCAGAAGCTGATGGACGAAGGCGTCGAGCGCATCCTGGAAGTGGCCGAGCGCGCCAACAACATCCACCTGAAGGACAAGTCGAAGGTCTTTAACACCGCGCTGGTGGAAGCCCTGGAAGTGTCGAACCTGGTGGAAGTGGCCAAGGCAACGATGATCTCGGCCGCAGCCCGCAAGGAATCGCGTGGCGCCCACGCCCATAGCGACTTCCCGAATCGCGACGACGAGAACTGGCTCAAGCACACGCTGTTCTACAGCGAAGGCAACCGCCTCGACTACAAGCCGGTGAAGATGCAACCGCTGACGGTGGAATCAGTTCCGCCGAAGGCCCGTACGTTCTGA
- the sdhD gene encoding succinate dehydrogenase, hydrophobic membrane anchor protein, producing MANNNIGPKRLVVGAHYGLKDWLAQRVTAVIMVVFTVVLAAVYLAFGNPSYEGWSGLFANQWMKILTFLTILSLLFHAWIGVRDIWMDYVKPMAVRLVLQVLTILWLVGCAGYAAQILWRV from the coding sequence GTGGCAAACAATAATATCGGTCCCAAGCGTCTGGTTGTCGGTGCGCACTACGGTCTGAAAGACTGGCTCGCGCAACGCGTTACCGCGGTCATCATGGTGGTGTTCACCGTGGTGCTCGCCGCCGTGTATCTCGCCTTCGGCAACCCTTCGTACGAAGGCTGGTCGGGTCTCTTCGCCAATCAGTGGATGAAGATCCTGACGTTCCTGACCATCCTGTCCCTGCTGTTCCATGCGTGGATCGGCGTGCGCGATATCTGGATGGACTACGTGAAGCCGATGGCCGTGCGCCTCGTGCTGCAAGTTCTAACGATTCTGTGGCTCGTCGGTTGCGCGGGCTACGCTGCTCAGATTCTCTGGAGGGTGTAA
- the sdhC gene encoding succinate dehydrogenase, cytochrome b556 subunit, whose amino-acid sequence MAEAVKQARPEFRNIGIAQISRYRLPWAGKVSILHRVSGAMMFLLLPFVLYLFEQSVTSELSFAKFSALLSNGFIKVVILALIWGYLHHFCAGIRFLLLDVHVGVTKPASAKSAVTVLVVSLLLTLIFGLKLFGLF is encoded by the coding sequence ATGGCTGAAGCCGTCAAACAAGCCAGGCCGGAGTTCCGGAACATCGGTATCGCGCAAATCTCGCGCTACCGGTTGCCCTGGGCCGGCAAGGTATCCATCCTGCATCGCGTAAGCGGCGCAATGATGTTCCTCCTCCTTCCTTTCGTTCTGTACCTGTTTGAGCAGAGCGTCACCTCCGAACTGAGCTTCGCCAAGTTCTCGGCCCTGCTGTCCAACGGCTTTATCAAAGTTGTGATCCTGGCCCTGATCTGGGGTTACCTGCATCACTTCTGTGCCGGCATCCGATTCCTGCTGCTCGATGTGCACGTTGGCGTAACCAAGCCTGCCTCGGCCAAGTCGGCTGTCACGGTGCTGGTGGTCAGCCTGCTGCTCACCCTGATCTTCGGTCTGAAGCTGTTCGGTCTGTTCTGA
- a CDS encoding GntR family transcriptional regulator produces MSSLPTSLPAAAANGAPESGAPQSGAGTQPSTNAPGAAVAPATAAPSPTFSPLYQQIKALIMQSLQTGEWKPGEMIPSEMDLAARYKVSQGTVRKAIDELAAENLVARRQGKGTFVTTHYEDVVKFRFLRLVPDEGEPHYGSSRVLECKRLRAPAEIARLLDIRTGDSVVQIRRVLTFSNEATVLDEIWLLGANFKGLTAEKLNEWKGPMYALFEGEFGTRMIRATEKIRAVVADDTAAELLSVAPGSPLLSVERVSFTYGDRPVEVRRGLYVTTRHYYQNDLS; encoded by the coding sequence ATGTCATCCCTGCCTACGTCCCTGCCCGCAGCCGCCGCCAATGGCGCGCCGGAATCGGGCGCCCCCCAAAGCGGCGCCGGGACGCAGCCGTCCACGAACGCGCCGGGCGCTGCAGTCGCCCCCGCGACGGCCGCGCCGTCGCCGACTTTCAGCCCACTTTACCAGCAGATCAAGGCCCTGATCATGCAAAGCCTGCAGACGGGCGAGTGGAAGCCGGGCGAAATGATTCCGAGCGAGATGGATCTGGCTGCCCGCTACAAGGTGAGCCAAGGCACCGTGCGCAAGGCCATCGACGAACTGGCCGCCGAGAATCTGGTGGCGCGTCGTCAGGGCAAGGGCACGTTCGTGACTACCCATTATGAGGACGTGGTTAAATTCCGCTTCCTCCGCCTGGTACCCGACGAGGGTGAGCCCCATTACGGCTCCAGCCGCGTGCTCGAATGCAAGCGGTTGCGCGCGCCTGCCGAGATCGCCCGCCTGCTCGATATTCGCACTGGCGATAGCGTGGTGCAGATCCGCCGCGTGCTGACTTTCTCGAATGAAGCCACGGTGCTGGACGAGATCTGGCTACTGGGCGCCAACTTCAAGGGCCTGACGGCCGAAAAGCTCAACGAGTGGAAGGGCCCGATGTACGCGCTCTTCGAGGGCGAGTTCGGTACGCGGATGATCCGCGCCACGGAGAAGATCCGTGCGGTGGTTGCCGATGATACGGCGGCGGAATTGCTGTCGGTGGCACCGGGCTCACCGCTGCTATCGGTGGAGCGTGTCTCATTCACATATGGTGACCGCCCGGTGGAAGTCCGCCGCGGTCTGTATGTCACGACGCGGCACTATTACCAAAACGACTTGAGTTAA
- a CDS encoding malate dehydrogenase → MAKAPMRVAVTGAAGQIGYSLLFRIANGDMLGKDQPVILQLLDLPQAQAAVKGVVMELEDCAFPLLAGVVITDDPKVAFKDADVALLVGARPRSKGMERKDLLEANAQIFTVQGKALDEVASRDVKVLVVGNPANTNAYIAMKSAPNLKRENFTAMLRLDHNRALSQIAAKTGKPVSSIEKMFVWGNHSPTMYADYRYATVDGKSVKDMINDPVWNNDVFLPTVGKRGAAIIEARGLSSAASAANAAIDHVHDWVLGSNGKVVTMGIPSNGEYGIPNDVMFGYPVTTANGKYEIVKGLEIDAYSQEKINITLKELEEERAGVQHLLG, encoded by the coding sequence ATGGCTAAAGCCCCAATGCGCGTCGCAGTCACCGGCGCCGCTGGCCAGATCGGCTATTCCCTGCTGTTCCGCATCGCCAACGGCGACATGCTCGGCAAAGACCAGCCGGTCATCCTCCAACTGCTCGATCTCCCGCAAGCCCAGGCCGCCGTCAAGGGCGTGGTGATGGAACTGGAAGACTGCGCGTTCCCGCTGCTGGCCGGCGTGGTCATTACCGACGACCCCAAGGTCGCCTTCAAGGATGCCGACGTTGCCCTGCTGGTGGGCGCGCGTCCGCGTAGCAAGGGTATGGAACGCAAGGACCTGCTCGAAGCCAACGCCCAGATCTTCACGGTGCAAGGCAAGGCCCTGGACGAAGTGGCCAGCCGCGACGTCAAGGTGCTGGTGGTCGGCAACCCGGCCAACACCAACGCCTACATCGCCATGAAGTCGGCGCCGAACCTGAAGCGCGAGAACTTCACTGCCATGCTGCGCCTGGACCACAACCGTGCCCTGTCGCAAATCGCCGCCAAGACCGGCAAGCCGGTGTCGTCGATCGAGAAGATGTTCGTCTGGGGCAACCACAGCCCGACGATGTACGCCGACTACCGCTACGCCACCGTCGACGGCAAGAGCGTCAAGGACATGATCAACGATCCGGTGTGGAACAACGACGTGTTCCTGCCGACCGTTGGCAAGCGCGGCGCTGCCATCATCGAAGCCCGTGGCCTGTCGTCGGCCGCTTCGGCTGCCAACGCCGCCATCGACCACGTGCACGACTGGGTGCTGGGCTCGAACGGCAAGGTCGTTACGATGGGCATCCCGTCGAACGGTGAATACGGTATTCCGAACGATGTGATGTTCGGCTACCCGGTCACCACGGCCAACGGCAAGTACGAAATCGTCAAGGGTCTGGAAATTGACGCGTACAGCCAGGAGAAGATCAACATCACGCTCAAGGAACTGGAAGAAGAGCGTGCCGGCGTGCAACACCTGCTGGGCTGA
- a CDS encoding HpcH/HpaI aldolase/citrate lyase family protein has protein sequence MHPSEVLFQGEAIPVQLPVCDHYAGSEKLMRKSLALQQALGPVFDITFDCEDGAAVGLEREHATLCAQLINSAENAHNRVGVRIHDPAHPCWREDVDILVRTAGARLAYVVVPKVTDVVEVARVTDHVNQVARASGIARHIPIHVLIETHSALEQVFDIASLVQVECLSFGLMDFVSAHHGAIPGEAMRSPEQFEHPLIRRAMLEISAACHRHGKVPSHNVSTDVQNPQRSGDDAYRARAEFGYLRKWSIHPGQIEPIVSAFRPGDSEIGAASQILLAAHENNWAPIRHDGQLHDRASYRYYWSLLQRAHATGTKLPSPVTELFFD, from the coding sequence GTGCATCCATCCGAGGTCTTGTTCCAGGGCGAAGCCATTCCGGTGCAACTGCCGGTATGTGACCACTATGCCGGTAGCGAAAAGCTCATGCGCAAATCGCTTGCCCTGCAGCAAGCGCTCGGGCCAGTGTTCGATATCACGTTCGACTGCGAGGACGGCGCGGCGGTCGGGCTCGAACGCGAGCACGCCACGCTGTGCGCGCAACTGATCAACAGCGCCGAAAATGCGCACAACCGTGTGGGCGTGCGCATCCACGATCCGGCGCACCCGTGCTGGCGCGAAGACGTCGACATCCTGGTGAGGACCGCCGGCGCCCGACTGGCCTATGTCGTGGTCCCGAAAGTAACCGACGTGGTGGAAGTGGCCCGTGTGACCGATCACGTGAACCAGGTAGCGCGCGCGTCCGGCATCGCCCGCCACATCCCAATACACGTGCTGATTGAGACACATTCGGCGCTCGAGCAAGTCTTCGACATCGCCTCGCTCGTGCAGGTGGAGTGCCTGAGCTTCGGGCTGATGGATTTTGTCTCGGCGCACCACGGCGCGATTCCGGGCGAGGCCATGCGCTCGCCCGAACAGTTCGAGCATCCGCTGATCCGCCGGGCCATGCTCGAGATTTCGGCAGCCTGCCACCGCCATGGCAAAGTACCGTCACACAATGTCAGCACCGATGTGCAGAACCCCCAACGCTCGGGCGACGACGCATACCGGGCGCGCGCCGAGTTCGGCTATCTGCGTAAATGGAGCATCCATCCGGGCCAGATCGAGCCGATTGTGTCGGCCTTCCGCCCCGGGGACAGCGAAATCGGCGCAGCAAGCCAGATCCTGCTTGCGGCGCACGAGAACAACTGGGCGCCGATCCGCCACGACGGCCAGCTCCATGACCGCGCAAGCTATCGCTATTACTGGTCGCTGCTGCAGCGTGCCCATGCCACCGGCACGAAACTGCCCTCGCCGGTGACGGAGTTGTTCTTCGACTGA